Within the Salvia hispanica cultivar TCC Black 2014 chromosome 4, UniMelb_Shisp_WGS_1.0, whole genome shotgun sequence genome, the region CCGCAATCACAGcctaaatcaaattaaaagccTCAGAAATTACAGTATTATACCATAAAGCGGAGAAATCACTATTTTTTGGGAAGGAGAATCAACAGCTAGTCCATTAAGGCAATTTACGTATTAAAACACATTTACTGTCCATATCCCCAATGTCCGAGCAGGAATGATGATTAGTAACAATGGAATTGGAGAAAGTTCACTAGTCCAAGTGTGCGTACCTGGATCTGGTCCTTATTTCCTGCTGTTATGTTTGAGATGGTCCAACAAGCTTCTTTCTTGatacttttcttttgattttgagtCAACAAGTTAAGCAGGCAAGGAAGAGCCCCCTTTTCAATGATTGCCTGAAAATGATCGCAAAGATCTGAGTGTCTGCATGAACATGGGGTAGaatctaaaacaaaatacatcCATAAGACAACATTAGAATCTAATATTAGATGTCACAGTCAGTCAACTTGTGTGCATCTAATTCAAACGAGGACACTAGTTCGGTAAATGTTGTAATGGTCCATCACATAGAAACTATTCATATAGAAAACAATTATACATTTCTTAACAAATTATAAACTGAATTTGAAAGCCACTAGAGACtaacaacaaaattattgtctttccaaaataaatcaatgaTAAACagtaaatatcaattttaatatcacTAACAGGTTGCTTTAGTTATCACATGTCAATGTATCCCTACATGACGGAAAATTATGTTGGGAAATATACCACTGACCAGAGTAAGATGTCCGTCAAAATACCTGAGTCTGGACATCATCACCAGTCACAATATTGCCAACAGTTCGTAAGGCTGGTATCAAAATAGATGCTGATGGGTGTCTgagaaaccaaaaaaaaaagaataaatggaTATATAAAAGTTAATCATTAAAGGAACAAACTAATTAACCAACGTATATAACTAAACCAAAAATTTGGGAAGACACTCTGCCACTTACAGTAAAAGCTCAATGAGACGAGGACAAACACCAGCATCAATCACAGCTTGAATTTTCTCATTAACACCATCAGACAGATACGAAAGAGCCCAGCATGCATCTGTTAGGACCTCTTCATCATTCATATGAATAAGAAGAGTGAGAGCAAGGAGGGCGGGCTTCAGCTGCTCAATGGTTATCATGACATGTTATAGGTTATTTAATGGGATTGTCAGCAAAAAGATGTACAGACACTAAACGCTACCGAATGACAAACCTGTTCAAAATGGGGTTGTGGCTTTCCCCGACATAAGTTTGATAGAGCCCATGTTGCATTTCTCAACATGGATAGCTTCGATTTGTCATTGAAATGCGACAACAATGGCACTAAGGCCCCATAACCAAGAACCAGATCACGGCATTTTGGTGAGTCACCTGCAATGTTTCCTAAAGCCCAGACTGCCTGTTTAAGAAAGTCAAACAAAATGAGAAGATGTAAAAATAACTAGTTCAACAGATATAATATATGTCCATGCTGGTCAGCAATACAAGCATAAAGATAACGATATAGTTACATGTATGTATGCATACCTGCTCACGAACATCATCACTAGGAGAAGTAAGAAGTCTCACAAATATTGGGACAGCCCCATGATCAATCACAAGCTTGGTGTTATCAGCTGTTCCAGAGGCAATATTCGTGAGTGCCCATGCGGCCTCGAactaaataaagaaagaagtCATTCGtcattacataataaaaaatcataggCTCATAGCAAATATTACTTCAGCACAACTATACCTGAAGTTGCAGATAATCGTCCCTAGCAAGAAACTCCACAAACCTAGGAACAACTCCGGACCGTATTACTTCCTGGATTGGCGGAGCCCGCTCTATTGCTTACATAACAAACAATGTTAAAGCAATTCAGGTTGAGCAAGAATAGGACGTCTTCAAGAAACCCAAATTGTATCACTAAACAATTACCAAATGAAAGAAGTTTACGGAACTTAGTCATGGACTCCAGTTGTTGCGTAGCATCGTCAGACCAAACAGCATCAACCATCGCCGAAAGACTTTGTAGCTAAAAAGGCAGGGCATGCAACCCACAACTCAAAATTACAATCTAATTAACGGTTGGAATATGAGAAGACTCAAtgaattacaattacaatcaAGAAGTAATCCAATTCGATGAGATCCAAAGTGAAGTGGTAACTAAAGCAAAAGAAACAATCGTCAAGTAGTATTACCTTGTTATCAAGTTGCGGAAGGTTGACTGCAGACTGAAGCCCCTCCCGGCGCTTCTTGGTCAAATTCTCCTCTCTTTTAGTCTTCCGGATCTCGACCATGATGTCCTCCCGCCTCCGGCGTCCCTCATCAGCGTCCACCGCCACCTTGTACCGGCTCCGGCGGGCCTCCGTCTTGGCGCTCGGCCTCAACGACATCGATCAAAGCAATAATTGCGTCAGATGGCAATGGGAGTGTGGACGAAAGCCTTCTGAATTCGaagaatttctttttctgcTAGAGTCAGAAAATGAGCATGAGTATGAGTATGACTTGAGTAGAAACAGAATTTGAGAAAGGGCCGAAGAAGATTCGATGGTAAATCGTTAATTGtatgatttatgatttatgcGCTGTGGATTGGCTCTCTGTACTTTATACTTATCTGCTAATATTTTCCTCTAAAGTAATTAAACCAAACTATTAACTCTCATCACATGATTCACAtgcgtttttttttattatgtactaCTCCACTACTCCTACTACTTCTTTTGACAAATTATTTCTAACATTAATATCCGTGCCAAAAACAAATGTctcattactatggaacggacggagtattatataagaaaataaataaattttttattttatgaataaaataatgaaatgtgaggaACGACATCTCCTAGTGTGCTTCTCTCCACAGTATGGGATCCAAATTCTCCTACGAGAGTATgcactctttcatttttagttcgtcctataagaaaatatgtacTGCTTTCTAATCATGGAAAGTTTCCCTTGCCGAACCTGTCTTAGAAGCCAAATAAACCGTTGATTCAGTTCTCCaattttgtttgatagaaATTCTCAATCTTGGGAAATAGTCTATGAGGCTGTAGATCCACAAAAGAGTAACTTTGATATTGTTTAATTCTCgacaaaattaagaatgaaGACAAGTTTTGATTCATTTTCACTTTGTTGATTTtccaaaaatcataatttttgcCTGCATATTATGAGTTTAGTATATTAACTATGTAAATAGTTTTTTAAAGATATATGTTAAAGAGCTAGGAGGTCTAAAGTCCAATATTTTGGAAAcaaagtattttaattaagatcTAAAATATAACTTGTAATATACTTACTagttagaaagaaaaatttgatGGGGGTGCTTAAGGTCCCAGCAACATTATTATAATCTATAAAATGGGAGTATATCACTGtagatatgtatatatagattttaatataatcgaacattaataaaattagaaataattcATTATACATGATTTTGATCCAACTACACTAACAAAGCCTAGAGCCGTTGTATTTTGTAAAGGCCCATTTGTTGGacaatttaaataactatATCCGCTTATCGGCCCTGCAACTTGAATAAGATAATGTGGTGAGgatagaaaaataagaaaaaatggagaaattatCGAGTGTGGCAAAGGCTCTTCAACCATCTGCAATTCAAGAATTATCTCTCCTGGCGCAACGATGTAACGCCATCAACCTCGCCGAGGGATTTCCCGATTTCGTCGCTCCCGCCCACATCAAAAACGCCGCCGTTTCAGCTATCAATTCCGACTTCAACCAGTACAGGTTCATTTATTGCATACCTCCCACCTTCATGTCTCGTaatatacttttaaatattcgTATTTATCATCAACTacattgttttattataaGCTCAAAGTTGGCacataaatactagtactcctactatggGGAAATGGGTGATACACGAATActgctaatttttttattaattagactGACAAccagaattaaaattaacaacttcttgtataatttatatgtaaacttcaaactttttgtatatttacCCCTATCTTAGTGATAGCCATATTTATATCTAAAGTCTAAACAAAGATTAGTATGGAATTATCATGTTTATATAACCATAAACCCCTCTCAAATTCCCACTTACTTcactacatattttttttcatgatgCTGACTCTCACAACTGAAAAACAAGAAAGGAAAGATgctgaattttatttaattgtattccATATATTAAAGGCACGTTCAAGGGATTTGTGATTACGTGGctcaaaagatgaaggagATGCATGGCATGAGCATTGATCCTCTCACAGATATTGTGATTTGCTGTGGCCAGTCTGAGGCCTTTGCTGCAGCTATATTTGCAAGTATAGTTTCCATTTATCAATACATTGTTTTATGTGAATGCTTTCATGCAACTTTGTTCATGTTGTTCTTCTCTGTTTGTGATACTCTTCTCTTCAGTTATTGATCACGGTGATGAGGTTATAGTCTTCGATCCATCGTATGAAACTTATGACACTTGTATTAGGCTTGCTGGAGGAGTCCCTGTAAGCTGACTTGGTCACactttttctgtttttatttttgtgtgtttgcgtgtggagagagagatagaaagagcGATGATTTTCTCacgattaagaaaaaatgccAGGTTTATGTTGGCCTTGATCCACCTTATTGGACATTGGATCCAGAGAAATTGGAGAAGGCTTTCACCGACAAAACCAAGGCGGTAGTTTTGAACAGGTGAGGGTAATCATCGATAAatctaaatctaaattttcatgttgtgtgctaataatgtaacaagAATAGGCCATTCGTGTTCAAAAGTGTAAATGGATAAAGTTGTGTTGTAATGCAACTGCACAAGCAGTTAAGAGATATGTGCATTTGTTGTGAAGTCATGCTTTAGACCTCTCCTTTGGCACAGCCCTCACAACCCGACAGGAAAAGTTTTCACCAAGGATGAGCTAGAGGTCATTTCTGAGGTGTGCACGAGACGAGATGTCCTTGCTGTAACAGATGAAGTATggtagtaaaattttattttcactgATACTCAAGATTAGACATGTTATGCTTTTTAAGCTCTATTGTTTCTTATGTTGGGAAGTTTAATCGCTTAGCAAATTGATCATTGTCTATAGAGGTTTTTGGATTGTTGTTTGTATGAGAAATTACAGAAAAGCAACCAGATTTGATGATCTTACTAACATCTCATCTCTGCATTGTCTCCTAATTTCCTCATCAGGTATATGAGCATATAACTTATGACAGTCAAAGTCACGTGTCACTTGCTTCACTTCCTGGAATGCAGTCGCGCACAGTCATCACATCTTCCTTGTCGAAGACTTACAGTGTTACTGGTGCatatcatttttgtttgtttgtttgtttgtttgttataTCATGTTTTTTTCGTGGACCTCGTCCCTGCAGAAAGCCTCATGTGAGCATTCACACCTAAGATTGTTAGACGAACATTTGATAGGGTGGAGAGTGGGATGGGCGATTGCTCCTCCTTGCATTGCCTCGGCTATCAGAAACATTCATGTTAGACTCACAGACTCTGCTCCTGCGCCTTTCCAGGAAGCTGCTTTAACCGCTTTGAGAAGCCCTCCTTCATATTTTGAAACATTGAGAAGTGTGAGAATTAATTAACAAAGTAATATATGTCAGTTTGCTTGGAATGAAACTGAAATCATATAATGCAGGATTATGAGTCgaaaagagattgtatcttcgagTTGCTGGTTAAGGTGGGTTTCAAGATGGTGTTGAAGCCTCAGGGCTCGTTCTTTGTGTTTGCAGAGCTTCCTGAAACGTGTTCTCTATCTGATGTGAGTGCTGATTATGTTTAGAGTTTCAAGTAATGAAGTGTTGAGTTATTGAGAGGGTTTGCAGGTTGAATTTGTGGAGGAGCTGATAAAGCAGGCAGGGGTTGTGGCAGTGCCAGGCGCGGGGTTTTTCCATGGCGATGGGTGTTGCGGTCGGAGATATATCAGATTTGCATTCTGCAAAAGTAACGAGACGCTATCAGCAGCCGCAGCTAAGATCAGCGAGCTTGCAGAGGGTGACGGCCGTCTCAAGATATTTTAGCAGGTCTTGCGTTGTAGGTTTTAAGATTTTCAAATCAGTTTTTGTTTTGAAGATTTTCAATTTGTGTTGGAGGCTCTCCTTTTCAGCTCGTTCCACTATTAGTTTGATCACATTATGTGACTCttgcaattttaaatataagttGGAAAAACCATTGAATTGATGATGTGGTTTAATAGATGTACTAATATGTATATGTAACTTATATGAATTGATGATGTGGTTTATAAATGTTGTCAAACTGATGAGGATTGTACATGTGAAGATTCAAATGAAGATATAAgcttaaatttttattatcacATACCCAAATCAAAGTACGTGGAATATATGCGAGTAATGTTAGACCTTATAGGTTTTCAGCCTTAATTTATAATCACGggaaatactaaaatttggccaactttcataattttttatgaatatatagCACGAATGTATGTGTGActtgatataaaattaaattatggagtaaGAAAGATAGTGGAGTACATTGTAAATATAAAAGGATTTTGTTGTGTTCATGGAAAAGGTGTATTTCAAGCAAATGAGGTAATTAAATGTagtgttttaaaatttggattcGATTGGTTTGGTCGTGAATCGGTTCATTGAATGGTCCGATTTAGACATAGAAAACTGTTAAATAATTGGGCTGCTATAaagtatgaaatgaaaaagtggTTAGTTCGATTGTGTACCAGTCAACGAtcaaaaaattacttttaaaaagtgaatttagtagtagtaaatacCAATTGTGACTTCTAGTCTTGTGATGACTTGAGTTGCATAACCTTCAAGTTGGAAATAAGAGTAAAAcagataattaaatactaccagtattattactttttgggtttaaattaatttatgtttgtctttatgttcaaaattccataaaaattGTAGTACTACTTATTACTTTCTCCGTCTTCAAAGAGTAtgaattatttcctttttcgtccgtcagTAAAAAGTaagaactttctaattttgaaaaattcaaacaacatataacccctacacatcattttattttcaacttaTACAATCACCATTAATGTGGACTCCACActccactaacattatttccactacaatttctctctcactctcacttctccccttatttattaaaactcttGTCAAATCCAATGTTCATATTcttttgggacggagagagtatttggtattcgatttattttaatgactTAATGTTATTAAGATTATATTGTACTTACTATAATGGTTTTTGTATCAttactaaatttttatatagtagtagtatttaattaatatacgtAAGCATATGAGTATTGACACAATATTTCGTCCCAATCAATAAATTGTATGCATTCGTTTATTAGTGTGATTAAAAGAAGCGGTGAAGGAAATTATAATGAGTCGTCTGAGAAAGTGGAGGCAGATCGATGCAATCGAGGTTGTCACGATATGATGAATATAAACTTTTTCAATAaactttaaacaaaaaaaagtaggaTGCTTTCAAAAAGTAGAATCATGTGTCATCGACTACATAAACCAATCTCATTTCCCCACAtcctttttttatgattaCAAAAAGATGGAATTACAGCTATATATTCTAAGCTTTCTGTTCAGGTgcttttcaaattcaatatttgaCTATTTTTGCAATTTACAATCAAAACCTAAATTAGTAGATTATACTGTACAATATACAAAGAATAAAGGAATAAGGATACTACAATTCAGTTTCTAATTAacatattaagaaaagttttggtgataaaaattatatacacattttgattttgttcctCATATAAGTGTacttagtagtagtatgtGACGTGTGCAATAGTCCGAAAATTATTGCATAAAAAACGGCACTTAGATTTAGCTAAGAATATAAGCACATACACATAGTGAGAGTGACATAGCTCTCTATAATTCTGTCTctacaatattaatattaatattagttgCAAGTATGGAAGAGAGTGGGCGGCCGAGTTTCCGATCGGTGGGCGGAGAAAGGAGGCTGGAAATAGTGAGCGGAAGAGGCAACTACCAAATGCAGCCGCCGGCGATATTCCGTGCTGAGTCGCCGCCGGTGCCGAGTCAGCTGCCGTGGGGATTCGGAGACCCAGAGATGAAGCGGCGGAAGCGAGTTGCTAAATACAAAGTGTACAGTGTTGAAGGTAGGGTTAAAGCTTCCTTCAGAAACGGTCTTCGTTGGATCAAAAATAAATGCTCCCACATCATCCATGCCTACTGATTCATCCCTTTTCACTTTCTACATTGATTTTTGTCATGACCAAATGTTTAATTAACTTCATTtctttgatgatttttttatttcctttttccgGTTTGGAAATCATCGTTTATCTATTGCATATACACATTATTAATTGTGTGTGATTTCGTAAGATACAAATATTGTATccaatcaaaaaaatttcatcccTACATATTGTTTAGCTTTTACACTTACTTGTGGGCACTAATTTGTGGGCTTTGGCAACAAGTCTACATTAATGTTGAATTTGTGTGCCTAAAAAGTGTTGCATCCTCTGAATAAAATCCGAATATGTGATAATTAAAGGGAGTAATTAGTTTATTCTGGATAAAGTTGcttcatttataataattagatTTTATATGTACATAGAGAGCTCTCAAATTATCTGGTTCGACCGGATAAATCGACTGACCATTACTTAATTATGTATCTGTAACTCGAGaaaaatcatttcaaataaatgttcttaatttatgttgattttacTTGTTtcttatattcaaatttatatcaGTTTCAAAACTTAAgtctattttcaatttttattgaaaatgaaaacaacactAACGGATCAGATGATACATATACATGTTAATTTGCTACTACAACATTTGAGAAATAGGAAAATGTGTACATTTGGCTTAATGTGATTTCTTTTCAAAcggaaacaaaaattatagtactctaCTTTGCTGAAATCATGAGACCAAGATGGTGTTAATTTTGATCGTGAATACGAGTGAATTAACAAGGGAGTACAACTCATGAGATTTCTCATTTCTGTGCAGTAGAACAATATTACCATCAATTTggtaatttttgtaatttatctATGGTAAAATTTGTGTGCATGCATAAAACAGTTTGCACAATTCTGACTTTCTGAGATCAACCTAATTAAGATTAACCAagcacttttttatatttaattaaatactgaAACTCATAAGAATCTTTTTTATATACCACCTCCTCTGCCGAATTCAAAATCCAAACATGTGATCATGTGCAATTGtcatgcatatatatactatggagtactatatattaatactGTGTACGGCTCTGagaatattttgatatttaacCTATGgagtgtaataaattaagcaGTACAACTTTTTAACTGTAATAAAAGTGTACAATCTCCAGGCTTAGAAAATACTAGTCGGAATTTTGAATCTTGCATATATAGTGAAAAGCTTCGTTGTAATTGCCAATATTTTAGAGtttgataattaattgataggTTGATATATTCCCAAATATAACCATCTTAAATCATATAAGTAGACATTATTGTACTCATGACATTTCCGAAATACAtgtggagtataatattttaacataCCCTAAGTACTAAAATTCAAGATAAGACACTTTAATGGAAATCTAACTCGTTGTccaattactatattttatcacGATATGAAATTAACAGTTTACGTGTgttgagggttttttttgACGTCTTTAGTGCTCAAACCCTTCCTGTTGCCACTGATTGAGTAAACGAGAAGAGTGCAAAGTGTCTAGGCCCGCGActtataaacatattttttgttgtgaaTGTGGCTAATCACCACCAAACTTACTTTGGTCGCGTATGGTTTTCCCTATGTAAAAACAATCCACAACTAATTAAACCTATTATTGATGGTGAAATATTAAGGATTATAAACTTGAATCTATGTATGGGGATATAATGGGTGAGCGAGTTTATTAATGTTACGTcatgtgaaattaaatacaatGATCCACCAAGCCACGCACATACATACCTACGTGTATGTGAAATATGAGTAATGTTGATTCGATGCTTAAACTCCCCTATCTTGGCGATGGATTGAGTTCTGGTGGTGAATCGATTTGTAAAATCGAGCGATGAATTCCTCCGCCTTGGCGTCGATCATCTCATCCCCTTCAATTGCATCGAACACCTCATCCTCCCTGCACAGATCCCGGAGATTATTCGCCGACGCGTACTGGCTCATCGTGCCGGACGACGACGCCGCCGGGGATTCCGCTCCGAAGGCGTGCACCCGCGGAGATGCCGGCATCTCCTGCACGTGCAGCGGCCGCATCGAATGGACGATCTTCTTCCactctccgccgccgccgctgctcttctccttcttctcgTCGTTGCGCTTGCGCAGCATGTAGAGCGCCGCCTTGAATATGCCGAACGCGCCgctctttctcttcttccgCTGCTTTTCCGCTTTCACCGGCGGCAGGATGTCGTAGGCCGGATTGGATCCcgtcattatatatatatacagtagaatgtgtatgtgtgtggcTATGGCCCAGTagtctctctctccctgcaaTGCAGGGTAGAGATGTAGAACAGGCTTATGGGATGAGTTTAGGGGATGCGTATGgactagtatatataatcTCATTTGACGTAATTACCCTCCTATCTTGACCTCAGAATACGTACATCTCCAAAGTCTTGGGGGTAAAATGggaaattaaatttgggagGAGGAAAGTCCTTTTCGCGGGAATAATGGTGACCCGATATTGTATCGCCCTCACATAAGTTATGTATAAAATGGGAAAGTTTTTACCTTATTATTAATAGCCTCCTAATTTGTGCACACCATATTTTGTAGTCTTGTATAGAACTGGGCAACCAACACCCATGTTAATTATTACTATCGCGGATGATTATGTGTGTTATAttccaacattttttttattaaatgactGCTTTGTAATTTCAATGTTGTAAAGATAGTgcaaaaaaagttcaaaaattgaatatgaattAGTAGCATACGATATTTCAAGTGATTAACGCACAATTTCGTTAGACAACTTTTTTGATCGAAGAGACAAAATAGAGCACGCAGTGCGGAGATTTAAAACTTTATAGAGAGCAGACCaggaaaagtagaaaaaaaaaaggaaaaaagcgGAATTTGGTTAAACTTGATCGTAGCGATAATGCATTAACCAACGGCAATATGATAAATGTTCGTCTCCGAGTACAACCTCATATGCCCAGGGTACAAACTAAGGCTAACAGACTTGCAAAATTGCCCGGGGATCTAATACCAGGAACACATACTTACAATTGCCATAGATGACTTGTATAAAAACtagtataaaacaaaataaacttatttCAACCAAACGTCACAGGTTGCATCGGCCTAACATATTCCAGCTGTAGACACAGTCGACCTTTCGATAGCAACCTCATCAAGTTGACTGTTTCCCTGCACCAAAACTACAAACTAAATTATATACTAAGAAACAATACACCAACACATTCTTCTCAATATAGCTTCAATACGCAAATCATTATATAAATCCAGCTTTCTTTTCATGATCCAAACCCAACTTAACCAAAAAATATAGCGAATGGGATGAAGAACTAGCAATTTCAATACCTTGAAATTTAGTATTAGCTTCTCTGCAAGAAGCAGCAGGACACCTACAAGCTTCCATTATGTGGATTTTGAAGATAAGATTCTAACTGTCCAATTGCCGCCAAAATGAAACCTAAGAGTAGTAATTGAacattacaataaaaaatcaatgcCTCAACTTAGTAAAACAAACCCACAACCATATTCATATTATGTATTTAGAGAGTATTATAAGATTTGCAGTCCCACTACCTAAAAATAGTGGTGAGGGCCTCCCAGGGCGTGACTTGAACTCTGGATGGAATTGAGCCCCGACATAAAACGGATGGTCAGTGAGCTCCAAAATCTACATAAAAGGATGGATGGAATTGAAGATATTTGACCAAACAAGGagaatacataaaaaaaaatattacacttATTCGATTAATAGAgcaaatcaattaataatactataaatgcTAGAAAGTATCAATAGACAGGAATATAGCAGGGAGATGACCTCCATCCGTTTTCCCGTTTCATCCTTCCCAACAAATTTTAGGCCAGATTCTTCAAAGTTATTGACCATTTCTGGGTTCACCTGCAAAATGccacaataaataatgatgagTTTGAATGTTTAAGATAAGTAGTTAAGTAATTGCAGTAATTTCTAACAAGTTAACCTCGTATCGATGCCTATGTCTTTCATCAACGTGCTCTGAGTTATGGTATctgtaaaagaaaataaatagttagaatatCTCAAGCATGAAATGAAACATTGCTAAAGGCTCTACTAATGAAACATTGCAAGGTAGAGTACTTGGTGTGGCCTTAATTTGGGAAGAAAAACTGAAACTGAATGGCAGAATATATGTATGTCAATTTAGCACTTAGAATACCATTCTggcaaaaaaacaaaaactaccAGCGACTTGAACCAATAGCATAATGAATTGGCATAacgattttttttactaatctTGGTGTAACAATTAGGGATCAAAGAAGACCAATAGATTTGCAATTTTAGGGAGATAAAAATGGTTTGACAGTTACAGCTTTGCGGCCAAGCAGTCTGGGGACTGAAATAGTGTTCTTCGACTACCAAGTCTCATTGTGCTTCCCATGTGAGTTTTTGAACCCTAGCAACAAGGAACATGTCATCTATCAAATAAGAGAATGGTTCAAAGTGGAATAAACC harbors:
- the LOC125217854 gene encoding importin subunit alpha-1-like isoform X1; this translates as MSLRPSAKTEARRSRYKVAVDADEGRRRREDIMVEIRKTKREENLTKKRREGLQSAVNLPQLDNKLQSLSAMVDAVWSDDATQQLESMTKFRKLLSFAIERAPPIQEVIRSGVVPRFVEFLARDDYLQLQFEAAWALTNIASGTADNTKLVIDHGAVPIFVRLLTSPSDDVREQAVWALGNIAGDSPKCRDLVLGYGALVPLLSHFNDKSKLSMLRNATWALSNLCRGKPQPHFEQLKPALLALTLLIHMNDEEVLTDACWALSYLSDGVNEKIQAVIDAGVCPRLIELLLHPSASILIPALRTVGNIVTGDDVQTQAIIEKGALPCLLNLLTQNQKKSIKKEACWTISNITAGNKDQIQAVIAAGIVGPLIALLQSAEFDIKKEAAWAISNATCSGTPDQIKFLVGEGCIKPICDLLVYPDPRIITVCLEGLENILKVGEAEKNQGKTGDVNVYAQMIDDAEGLEKIENLQSHDNNEIYEKSVKIIETYWLDDDDEQVMSGDGTQQSGFDFGGGDLPVPREGFKFV
- the LOC125217854 gene encoding importin subunit alpha-1-like isoform X2, with protein sequence MSLRPSAKTEARRSRYKVAVDADEGRRRREDIMVEIRKTKREENLTKKRREGLQSAVNLPQLDNKLQSLSAMVDAVWSDDATQQLESMTKFRKLLSFERAPPIQEVIRSGVVPRFVEFLARDDYLQLQFEAAWALTNIASGTADNTKLVIDHGAVPIFVRLLTSPSDDVREQAVWALGNIAGDSPKCRDLVLGYGALVPLLSHFNDKSKLSMLRNATWALSNLCRGKPQPHFEQLKPALLALTLLIHMNDEEVLTDACWALSYLSDGVNEKIQAVIDAGVCPRLIELLLHPSASILIPALRTVGNIVTGDDVQTQAIIEKGALPCLLNLLTQNQKKSIKKEACWTISNITAGNKDQIQAVIAAGIVGPLIALLQSAEFDIKKEAAWAISNATCSGTPDQIKFLVGEGCIKPICDLLVYPDPRIITVCLEGLENILKVGEAEKNQGKTGDVNVYAQMIDDAEGLEKIENLQSHDNNEIYEKSVKIIETYWLDDDDEQVMSGDGTQQSGFDFGGGDLPVPREGFKFV
- the LOC125218947 gene encoding methionine aminotransferase-like isoform X1, which codes for MEKLSSVAKALQPSAIQELSLLAQRCNAINLAEGFPDFVAPAHIKNAAVSAINSDFNQYRHVQGICDYVAQKMKEMHGMSIDPLTDIVICCGQSEAFAAAIFAIIDHGDEVIVFDPSYETYDTCIRLAGGVPVYVGLDPPYWTLDPEKLEKAFTDKTKAVVLNRPLLWHSPHNPTGKVFTKDELEVISEVCTRRDVLAVTDEVYEHITYDSQSHVSLASLPGMQSRTVITSSLSKTYSVTGWRVGWAIAPPCIASAIRNIHVRLTDSAPAPFQEAALTALRSPPSYFETLRSDYESKRDCIFELLVKVGFKMVLKPQGSFFVFAELPETCSLSDVEFVEELIKQAGVVAVPGAGFFHGDGCCGRRYIRFAFCKSNETLSAAAAKISELAEGDGRLKIF
- the LOC125218947 gene encoding kynurenine--oxoglutarate transaminase-like isoform X3, which produces MEKLSSVAKALQPSAIQELSLLAQRCNAINLAEGFPDFVAPAHIKNAAVSAINSDFNQYRHVQGICDYVAQKMKEMHGMSIDPLTDIVICCGQSEAFAAAIFAIIDHGDEVIVFDPSYETYDTCIRLAGGVPVYVGLDPPYWTLDPEKLEKAFTDKTKAVVLNRPLLWHSPHNPTGKVFTKDELEVISEVCTRRDVLAVTDEVYEHITYDSQSHVSLASLPGMQSRTVITSSLSKTYSVTGWRVGWAIAPPCIASAIRNIHVRLTDSAPAPFQEAALTALRSPPSYFETLRSDYESKRDCIFELLVKVEFVEELIKQAGVVAVPGAGFFHGDGCCGRRYIRFAFCKSNETLSAAAAKISELAEGDGRLKIF
- the LOC125218947 gene encoding methionine aminotransferase-like isoform X2, which encodes MEKLSSVAKALQPSAIQELSLLAQRCNAINLAEGFPDFVAPAHIKNAAVSAINSDFNQYRHVQGICDYVAQKMKEMHGMSIDPLTDIVICCGQSEAFAAAIFAIIDHGDEVIVFDPSYETYDTCIRLAGGVPVYVGLDPPYWTLDPEKLEKAFTDKTKAVVLNSPHNPTGKVFTKDELEVISEVCTRRDVLAVTDEVYEHITYDSQSHVSLASLPGMQSRTVITSSLSKTYSVTGWRVGWAIAPPCIASAIRNIHVRLTDSAPAPFQEAALTALRSPPSYFETLRSDYESKRDCIFELLVKVGFKMVLKPQGSFFVFAELPETCSLSDVEFVEELIKQAGVVAVPGAGFFHGDGCCGRRYIRFAFCKSNETLSAAAAKISELAEGDGRLKIF
- the LOC125221316 gene encoding uncharacterized protein LOC125221316; amino-acid sequence: MTGSNPAYDILPPVKAEKQRKKRKSGAFGIFKAALYMLRKRNDEKKEKSSGGGGEWKKIVHSMRPLHVQEMPASPRVHAFGAESPAASSSGTMSQYASANNLRDLCREDEVFDAIEGDEMIDAKAEEFIARFYKSIHHQNSIHRQDRGV